Within the Enterococcus hirae ATCC 9790 genome, the region TAAAGATATACCCACAAAATGACTGCGGAAGAACCGGCATCTGCGATCGTCGCCGCAATATTCCCCACCTTTCGCAAAATGAGTAAATCACCTAATACATAAATCATCACGACGATAATGACCCCAACAATTGTCGAATCCATGAAGCTAACTCCGTATAATCCTGGTAATACGATCCATAAAATCGCCCAAATCATGATTGCTTTTACAATTAATGCTTTTACATGTTTCATTTTCTACTCTCTCCCCTCAGATTAGAAAAAAATTAGATAATAAAATATCTTTAATTATTTTATCATTTTAAAAACAATACAAGCAAAGATATCGTACTAATTGAGGGGAGAACAAACCTATTGTCGCTACTCATTGTTTGAAGATAACTTGACTTGTTCAAGTGCTTGAATTAATGCCTGTCTAAAGTTTTGATG harbors:
- a CDS encoding DUF2512 family protein — its product is MKHVKALIVKAIMIWAILWIVLPGLYGVSFMDSTIVGVIIVVMIYVLGDLLILRKVGNIAATIADAGSSAVILWVYLYFMNDMTNIWMRVLIPALLIGIGEWFFHKWLLNQGIVPDERKME